The following coding sequences lie in one Mesorhizobium sp. DCY119 genomic window:
- a CDS encoding DUF1491 family protein: protein MRVTTDFWVSALLRRVFSAGGFAAIVKRGATEAGAVFVMSRNRLGETALYGPAPQTSYDSARPDERHFSPLNVGEDTAALEARLEKEKRFDPDIWVVEIEAGQTPVEELISIAKL, encoded by the coding sequence ATGCGCGTCACCACCGACTTCTGGGTTTCCGCACTCCTGCGCCGGGTTTTCAGCGCAGGCGGCTTTGCTGCGATCGTCAAGCGCGGGGCGACGGAAGCGGGCGCAGTCTTCGTCATGTCGCGCAACCGTCTGGGCGAAACAGCTCTATACGGGCCTGCACCGCAGACTAGCTATGATTCAGCTCGCCCGGACGAGCGACATTTTTCACCACTGAATGTCGGCGAGGATACAGCCGCTTTGGAGGCTCGCCTGGAGAAGGAAAAGCGTTTCGATCCCGATATCTGGGTGGTCGAGATCGAGGCCGGACAGACGCCGGTCGAAGAGCTGATATCCATCGCGAAACTTTGA
- a CDS encoding DUF2336 domain-containing protein yields MSSSDFRQLALKGEAGRSERLFRAAVSAFCSLTRPSRRDIKQLEDLVLPLFDTVSVEARRFAAAALSECADAPGALIRRLSNEAVDIAAPLLIRSKVLRDIDLIALIGRHGLPHARAIARRADLNPAIADLVWALENPKLVRLPLPKERQAQVEAASRAQILNDGNPEPVPGISADNARRRLRSMMVPVQTTPDATTEQSAGSLRYAKLRDMALTGNPAFFQTALADAGQIDFPTAKSITEKANHPELIAVLHSLELSEEQAFLIAACVYPGKFADPESIRLFLYSYRNMQPDAARQSVKTLKAGSPSTPVSLQTVTRSAAG; encoded by the coding sequence GTGTCATCCTCAGACTTCAGGCAACTCGCCTTGAAAGGCGAAGCGGGACGCAGCGAAAGGCTGTTTCGCGCCGCCGTGTCGGCCTTCTGCTCGCTGACACGTCCGTCGCGTCGCGACATCAAGCAGCTTGAGGATCTGGTGCTGCCGCTTTTCGACACGGTCTCGGTCGAGGCGCGCCGCTTTGCCGCCGCCGCACTTTCGGAATGTGCCGATGCGCCTGGCGCGCTGATCCGCCGGCTTTCCAACGAAGCCGTCGACATAGCTGCACCCCTGCTCATTCGCTCGAAGGTCCTCAGGGATATTGACCTCATCGCATTGATCGGCCGCCATGGATTGCCGCATGCGCGTGCCATCGCACGCCGCGCCGATCTCAACCCGGCGATAGCCGATCTCGTCTGGGCACTCGAAAATCCAAAGCTGGTGCGGTTGCCCTTGCCGAAGGAGCGTCAAGCTCAAGTAGAAGCGGCCAGCAGGGCGCAGATTTTGAACGACGGCAATCCTGAACCCGTCCCCGGCATTTCCGCCGACAATGCGCGCAGACGTCTGCGATCGATGATGGTGCCGGTCCAAACTACGCCCGATGCGACGACAGAACAGTCCGCAGGATCGCTGCGATACGCGAAGCTTCGCGACATGGCTTTGACCGGCAATCCGGCTTTCTTCCAGACAGCCCTTGCCGATGCCGGCCAAATCGACTTTCCGACAGCGAAGTCGATCACCGAAAAAGCCAACCACCCGGAACTGATCGCCGTTCTTCACTCTCTGGAATTGAGCGAAGAACAGGCGTTTCTCATCGCTGCCTGCGTCTACCCCGGAAAATTCGCCGACCCGGAATCAATCCGGCTGTTTCTGTATAGCTACCGGAACATGCAACCGGACGCTGCTCGCCAGAGCGTCAAGACGTTGAAGGCCGGATCGCCATCCACTCCCGTCTCATTGCAGACTGTAACCCGAAGCGCTGCTGGCTGA